From the genome of Geoglobus ahangari, one region includes:
- a CDS encoding TrpB-like pyridoxal phosphate-dependent enzyme: protein MEKKIMLDENEMPDRWYNILPDLPEPLPPPLDPETNEPMKPEKLEAIFPKELIRQEMSEERYIPIPKEVRDIYLLWRPTPLIRATRLEEYLKTPAKIFYKYEGTSPPGSHKPNTAVAQAYYNAKEGIERLTTETGAGQWGSALAFATRLFDMECRVYMVRTSYHQKPYRRVLMELWNAEVIPSPSNLTESGRRILEKDPDSPGSLGIAISEAVEDAVKNDNTNYSLGSVLNHVLLHQTVIGLEAEKQLEIAGVEPDIMIGCVGGGSNFAGLVYPFIRKDGVEFIAVEPESCPTLTKGEYRYDFGDTAGLTPLLKMYTLGKDFVPPPIHAGGLRYHGDAPTLSLLVKHGIVKARAVAQLDTFRAGKIFAETEGIVPAPESTHAIKVAIDEALKAKEKGEEKVIVFNLSGHGHFDLKAYQDFMEGKLS from the coding sequence ATGGAGAAGAAAATCATGCTCGACGAGAACGAGATGCCCGACAGATGGTACAACATTCTGCCCGACCTTCCTGAACCCCTTCCCCCACCGCTCGATCCGGAAACCAACGAGCCGATGAAGCCGGAGAAGCTCGAGGCGATATTCCCGAAGGAGCTGATCAGGCAGGAGATGAGCGAGGAGAGGTACATTCCGATTCCAAAGGAGGTTCGCGACATCTACCTGCTCTGGAGGCCCACCCCGCTCATCAGGGCTACGAGGCTCGAGGAGTACCTGAAAACCCCGGCGAAGATCTTCTACAAGTATGAGGGCACAAGCCCGCCGGGAAGCCACAAGCCAAACACCGCCGTTGCTCAGGCGTACTACAATGCTAAGGAGGGAATTGAGAGACTGACGACCGAGACGGGGGCTGGACAGTGGGGATCGGCCCTCGCCTTCGCGACGAGGCTCTTCGACATGGAGTGCAGAGTTTACATGGTCAGGACGAGCTACCACCAGAAGCCGTACAGGAGGGTTCTGATGGAGCTGTGGAACGCCGAGGTCATCCCGAGCCCGTCGAACCTGACAGAGAGCGGCAGAAGGATACTCGAGAAGGATCCTGACAGCCCCGGGAGCCTTGGAATAGCGATAAGCGAGGCGGTGGAGGATGCGGTTAAGAACGACAACACCAACTACAGCCTCGGAAGCGTCCTGAACCACGTCCTCCTACATCAGACGGTGATCGGGCTCGAAGCTGAAAAGCAGCTCGAAATCGCGGGGGTTGAGCCCGACATCATGATCGGGTGCGTCGGAGGAGGGAGCAACTTCGCCGGGCTTGTGTACCCGTTCATAAGGAAGGACGGCGTAGAGTTCATAGCCGTGGAGCCGGAGTCATGCCCCACGCTTACCAAAGGAGAGTACAGGTACGACTTCGGAGACACCGCCGGACTGACGCCGCTATTGAAAATGTACACGCTCGGTAAGGACTTCGTCCCACCGCCAATCCACGCCGGAGGGTTGAGGTACCACGGAGACGCTCCAACGCTTAGCCTGCTCGTTAAGCACGGGATCGTGAAGGCGAGAGCTGTGGCTCAGCTGGACACGTTCAGGGCCGGCAAGATTTTCGCCGAGACTGAAGGTATAGTCCCCGCCCCCGAGTCAACTCACGCGATAAAGGTGGCGATAGACGAGGCGCTTAAGGCGAAGGAAAAGGGAGAGGAGAAGGTCATAGTCTTCAACCTCAGCGGCCACGGGCACTTCGATCTGAAGGCGTATCAGGACTTCATGGAGGGGAAGCTATCCTAA
- the thiC gene encoding phosphomethylpyrimidine synthase, whose amino-acid sequence METLVEMARKGSHPEWLKEVERYEGVELSKILRLIADGKVVVPRNILKDDSFRPRAIGKMMSTKINANVGTSADYVNLEEELEKARVAQKYGADAIMDLSSGGDLDYIRKRMMEVVEVPFGTVPIYQLAREKSIYDADEDDFFRVVEKHAKDGVDFMTIHAGVNRVTVERLEKSDRLLGVVSRGGSLTIAWMKHNDAENPYYRDFDYLLEILREYDVTVSLGDAFRPGCIHDASDRVKFTEFIILGELVEECRKAGVQAMVEGPGHVPIDEIETSVKAMKYATNEAPLYLLGPLVTDIAAGYDHIAGAIGAAIAGMHGADFICYVTPAEHLALPTVEDVIEGLIASKIAAHAIDLVKEGQRERARKVDYEMSLARKRLDWETQFRLSVNPERAMEIHARRESKGETCSMCGDLCAIKTINEVFEGRAK is encoded by the coding sequence ATGGAAACTCTCGTCGAGATGGCAAGGAAGGGCAGCCATCCCGAATGGTTGAAAGAAGTTGAGAGATACGAGGGTGTTGAGTTAAGCAAAATCCTCAGGCTCATCGCTGATGGAAAGGTTGTGGTTCCCCGGAACATTTTGAAAGACGACTCATTCAGACCGAGGGCCATAGGCAAGATGATGTCCACAAAGATAAACGCCAACGTTGGCACGTCCGCAGACTACGTCAACCTTGAGGAGGAGCTGGAGAAGGCGAGGGTCGCGCAGAAGTACGGTGCGGATGCGATAATGGATCTGAGCAGCGGTGGAGATCTGGACTACATAAGGAAGAGGATGATGGAGGTCGTTGAGGTTCCGTTCGGCACCGTGCCGATCTACCAGCTGGCGAGGGAGAAGAGCATATACGATGCCGACGAGGACGACTTCTTCAGGGTTGTGGAGAAGCATGCGAAGGACGGAGTGGACTTCATGACCATACACGCCGGGGTCAATCGAGTGACTGTTGAGAGGTTGGAGAAAAGCGACAGACTCCTCGGTGTTGTGAGCAGGGGTGGATCTCTCACCATCGCGTGGATGAAGCACAATGACGCTGAGAACCCATACTACAGGGACTTCGACTACCTCCTCGAAATACTGAGGGAGTATGACGTGACTGTCAGCTTAGGCGACGCCTTCAGGCCCGGGTGCATCCACGACGCGAGCGACAGGGTGAAGTTCACCGAGTTCATAATTCTCGGAGAGCTCGTCGAGGAGTGCAGAAAGGCAGGGGTTCAGGCGATGGTCGAGGGGCCCGGACACGTGCCGATAGACGAGATAGAGACGAGCGTTAAGGCCATGAAGTATGCCACAAACGAGGCTCCGCTCTACCTGCTCGGCCCTCTCGTCACAGACATTGCTGCTGGATACGACCACATAGCCGGGGCGATAGGCGCGGCTATTGCGGGGATGCACGGGGCTGACTTCATATGCTATGTCACTCCCGCTGAGCACCTTGCGCTACCAACTGTCGAAGACGTGATTGAAGGGTTGATAGCGTCCAAGATTGCAGCCCATGCAATAGACCTCGTAAAGGAGGGGCAGCGGGAGAGAGCGAGGAAGGTGGACTACGAGATGAGCCTCGCACGGAAGAGGCTGGACTGGGAGACGCAGTTCAGGCTCTCGGTCAATCCAGAAAGGGCTATGGAGATCCACGCGAGAAGGGAGTCCAAGGGAGAGACTTGCTCCATGTGCGGCGACCTGTGTGCCATAAAGACGATAAACGAGGTTTTCGAAGGCAGGGCAAAATGA
- a CDS encoding indolepyruvate ferredoxin oxidoreductase subunit alpha, translating into MPAVIDASKCDGCGACIEACKGDAISLNGGVAVVDEDACMECGACVRACPNNAISVEW; encoded by the coding sequence ATGCCAGCGGTAATTGATGCTTCGAAGTGTGATGGGTGCGGAGCGTGCATTGAGGCGTGTAAGGGTGACGCGATCTCGCTCAACGGTGGAGTGGCTGTTGTTGACGAGGACGCTTGCATGGAGTGCGGAGCCTGCGTGAGGGCTTGTCCAAACAACGCGATAAGCGTGGAGTGGTAG
- a CDS encoding alpha/beta fold hydrolase codes for MHVNVGGVEVYVEGEGEILFIHGAGMSSEVWERQLSALNAMAVDLPNHGRSGKMSVESVGDYAEVLIDLVDELGINPVIAGHSMGGAIAQEYVLKGGKARGLILIGTGPKLPVNPKLLQGLEENFEGMVEKLTKWLFAKDFEGKKAREKARQMMLSAGKELLIQDFRLCDAFNIEDKYRKGEVRIDVPTLIVCGNADVMTPLEYSEFLREHIPGSKLAIIHNAGHMVMVEKPAEFNKIVKEFSDGIE; via the coding sequence ATGCACGTGAACGTTGGCGGGGTTGAGGTTTACGTAGAGGGTGAGGGGGAGATTCTCTTCATCCACGGCGCTGGAATGAGCTCTGAGGTCTGGGAGAGGCAGCTTTCTGCCCTGAACGCGATGGCCGTTGACCTGCCAAACCACGGCAGGAGCGGGAAGATGAGCGTTGAGAGTGTGGGCGATTACGCTGAAGTCCTAATCGACCTCGTTGACGAGCTTGGCATCAACCCGGTGATAGCGGGACACTCGATGGGCGGGGCAATAGCTCAGGAGTACGTGCTGAAAGGTGGAAAGGCGAGAGGTTTGATCCTCATAGGCACCGGCCCGAAGCTGCCAGTAAATCCGAAGCTGCTGCAGGGGCTTGAGGAGAACTTCGAGGGGATGGTTGAGAAGCTCACCAAATGGCTTTTTGCCAAGGACTTTGAGGGCAAGAAGGCGAGAGAGAAGGCGAGGCAGATGATGCTCTCGGCCGGAAAGGAGCTGCTCATTCAGGATTTCAGACTGTGCGATGCCTTCAACATCGAAGACAAGTACAGGAAGGGAGAGGTGAGGATTGACGTACCTACGCTGATCGTGTGCGGGAACGCGGACGTAATGACCCCTCTCGAGTACTCGGAGTTTTTGCGGGAGCACATCCCCGGGTCGAAACTTGCAATCATCCACAACGCAGGCCACATGGTCATGGTGGAGAAGCCCGCGGAGTTCAACAAAATAGTAAAAGAGTTTTCAGACGGAATTGAGTGA
- a CDS encoding RAD55 family ATPase, giving the protein MIERQNMCPALAKFGIDKLDDMLGGGLDRDTVNLVVGRNGVGKTILASQWAAEGVREGENVAYILTTMSENSCKSYLGNFSFMKDCYDKIDWIFLDIDVRDLLPLTKENFNRVFSSLFRGKLDDVDRLVFDSVTSVEKAFADPVLYRRALKFFSDLCYDSDVTALIVEEAPLYGEFGEAKALSECVIHLDILRVPNGYARAMRLIKKYRTGHPLDWIPYEITDDGIVLKEGRYVRVSYEFHYESG; this is encoded by the coding sequence TTGATCGAAAGACAGAACATGTGTCCGGCTCTTGCGAAGTTTGGCATTGACAAGCTTGACGATATGCTCGGTGGCGGCCTCGATAGGGACACTGTCAATCTCGTGGTTGGCAGGAATGGTGTTGGCAAGACGATTCTCGCCTCTCAGTGGGCTGCTGAGGGTGTGAGGGAAGGGGAGAATGTGGCATACATTCTCACGACCATGTCCGAAAACAGCTGCAAGAGTTATCTCGGCAACTTCAGTTTCATGAAGGACTGTTACGACAAGATTGACTGGATCTTTCTCGATATTGACGTTCGAGATCTGCTCCCTCTGACAAAGGAGAACTTCAACCGCGTCTTCTCCTCACTCTTCAGGGGAAAGCTCGATGACGTTGACAGGCTCGTCTTCGATTCGGTGACGAGCGTGGAGAAGGCTTTTGCCGATCCCGTGCTTTACAGGAGAGCGCTGAAGTTCTTCTCTGACCTCTGCTACGACAGCGATGTGACTGCCCTCATCGTTGAGGAGGCACCCCTTTACGGCGAGTTCGGAGAGGCAAAGGCTCTCTCGGAGTGCGTCATACACCTCGACATACTCAGAGTCCCGAACGGGTATGCGAGGGCCATGAGGCTGATAAAGAAGTATAGAACTGGCCATCCCCTTGACTGGATCCCCTACGAGATAACTGACGACGGGATAGTGCTGAAGGAGGGCAGGTATGTCAGGGTCAGCTATGAGTTCCACTACGAGTCTGGGTAA
- a CDS encoding HD domain-containing protein, protein MPHDSDHVERVKRLALFIAEREGGDLEVIRTAAELHDVARDEDNHAIRGAEVARKILMEKGHDEKFIEEVCHCIEAHSFSSGIEPRTLEAKILSDADKLDAMGAIGVARVFMYSGERGRSIEDTLRHFEEKLLRLQSMMHTETGRKIAAERHRFLEEFYRRIKTELRLEDIRDI, encoded by the coding sequence ATGCCCCACGACAGCGATCACGTCGAGAGGGTCAAAAGACTCGCCCTTTTCATAGCCGAGCGAGAGGGTGGGGATCTGGAGGTCATAAGGACTGCAGCGGAGCTTCACGATGTTGCGAGAGACGAGGACAATCACGCGATCAGGGGAGCGGAGGTGGCAAGGAAAATCCTGATGGAAAAGGGGCATGACGAGAAGTTCATCGAAGAGGTATGTCACTGCATCGAAGCCCACTCGTTCTCGTCTGGAATAGAGCCCAGAACACTTGAGGCGAAGATTTTGAGCGACGCGGACAAGCTCGACGCAATGGGGGCGATAGGTGTTGCGAGGGTTTTCATGTATTCAGGGGAGAGGGGCAGAAGCATAGAGGACACGCTCAGGCACTTTGAAGAGAAGCTGCTGAGGCTCCAGAGCATGATGCACACAGAAACGGGAAGGAAAATTGCCGCGGAGAGGCACAGGTTTCTCGAGGAGTTTTACAGGAGAATCAAAACCGAGCTTCGATTGGAAGACATACGTGATATCTAA
- a CDS encoding amino acid permease, with product MAKRERISFWEAFSIGVGGMIGGGIFAVLGLSIELSKGAAPVAFLLAGLVALTTAYSYARLSVRYPSEGGTIEYLVRAYGSSVLSGGLNVLLLASYIVMIALYAYAFGSYAASVISSSPVVKHALITAVILAFIIVNAYGAVVSGKTEDALVGFKLAVLLLVAGSGMMFIDWSRLSPATWPDGITIVAGGMIIFLAYEGFELIANTAQDVENPSMLPKVFFSAVIVVIAVYVMIALVTVGTLPFDVIIRERDYALSAVAKPTLGNLGFWLVTLAALASTSSAINATLYGTARASYMVAKYGQLPKVVEKRVWKEAFEGLILIGVFSAILANTASLESISTAGSGGFLIVFLAVNLAALLILLYRMIELSPRNLEVLATLIAASFAVEFAYRSLTGRKIEKYVDDRLREREENIRNWESWIGRVVDRVAEKFEDAEVYLVGSVARNEIHKASDVDLLVLTENLPSREEKDRVVAELKEGLTKQHPVHIHFVHSRDRDMALRKARQYRVLRKRED from the coding sequence ATGGCAAAGCGTGAGAGGATAAGCTTCTGGGAGGCATTCAGCATAGGCGTTGGGGGGATGATTGGAGGAGGGATTTTTGCTGTTCTCGGACTGAGCATAGAACTTTCCAAGGGTGCTGCTCCGGTAGCGTTTCTTCTCGCAGGCCTCGTGGCTCTTACGACGGCATATTCATACGCAAGGCTGTCGGTGAGGTATCCGAGCGAGGGGGGAACAATCGAGTACCTCGTCAGGGCGTACGGCTCGAGCGTGCTGTCGGGAGGCCTGAACGTCCTGCTGCTCGCGAGCTACATAGTCATGATAGCCCTCTACGCCTACGCTTTTGGGAGCTACGCTGCGAGCGTCATCTCATCCAGCCCGGTGGTTAAGCACGCCCTAATCACTGCCGTGATACTCGCGTTCATAATAGTCAACGCATATGGCGCGGTTGTCAGCGGGAAAACCGAGGACGCGCTCGTGGGGTTTAAGCTTGCGGTTCTCCTTCTCGTAGCCGGCTCTGGAATGATGTTCATCGACTGGAGCAGGCTGTCTCCCGCGACTTGGCCGGACGGAATCACGATTGTCGCGGGAGGCATGATAATCTTTCTCGCATATGAGGGCTTTGAGCTTATAGCGAACACGGCACAGGACGTTGAAAACCCGTCAATGCTACCGAAAGTCTTCTTTTCTGCCGTAATTGTCGTGATAGCAGTCTACGTCATGATCGCTCTGGTAACCGTTGGAACGCTGCCATTCGACGTGATAATCAGGGAGAGGGACTACGCGCTCTCTGCGGTTGCCAAGCCGACTCTCGGAAACCTCGGATTCTGGCTCGTCACCCTCGCCGCCCTCGCCTCAACGAGCTCCGCGATAAACGCGACACTATACGGAACCGCGAGAGCGAGCTACATGGTTGCGAAGTACGGTCAGCTTCCAAAGGTTGTGGAGAAGAGGGTGTGGAAGGAGGCTTTCGAGGGGCTGATACTGATAGGCGTGTTTTCGGCAATCCTCGCCAACACTGCAAGCCTCGAGTCGATATCCACAGCAGGAAGTGGCGGCTTTCTGATCGTCTTTCTGGCCGTGAACCTCGCGGCCCTGCTGATTCTGCTTTACAGAATGATTGAGCTCTCCCCGAGAAACCTAGAGGTGCTTGCGACACTGATAGCCGCATCCTTTGCCGTTGAGTTCGCGTACAGATCGCTGACGGGCAGGAAGATTGAGAAGTACGTGGACGACCGCCTCAGAGAGAGGGAGGAAAACATCAGAAACTGGGAGAGCTGGATCGGGAGGGTTGTGGACAGGGTGGCGGAGAAGTTTGAGGATGCTGAAGTTTACCTCGTCGGGAGCGTCGCAAGGAACGAGATTCACAAGGCCAGCGACGTGGATCTGCTGGTGCTGACCGAGAACCTGCCGAGCCGTGAGGAGAAAGACAGGGTTGTTGCGGAGCTGAAAGAGGGTCTCACAAAGCAGCATCCCGTTCACATCCACTTCGTCCACAGCAGGGACAGGGACATGGCACTCAGAAAGGCCAGGCAGTACAGGGTGCTCAGAAAGAGAGAGGATTAG
- a CDS encoding MinD/ParA family ATP-binding protein has translation MGGESLVLAFPSGKGGVGKTTVAVNLAAALALRELRVVLIDTNFALPNLHLFLDVVPERTLTHYMSGDAGIDDIVGEVWVRDAAFDVIPSESLVDLKAKIDLNLLSDVINRLKGSYDILLLDMPPGLSKYVVLPLKASDAVVIVTSDFKASHSDALRVLKLVQGVGKPHLGFIVNMCRSGGSRYFETTDVFSTVPYDPFIRRAYTSGRTIFHTPVPGWLARSKRSFEGMAEKIAQLMV, from the coding sequence ATGGGTGGCGAATCGCTGGTGCTGGCGTTTCCCTCTGGCAAGGGGGGTGTTGGTAAAACCACCGTGGCCGTCAATCTGGCTGCAGCACTTGCTCTCAGAGAACTGCGGGTTGTGCTCATTGACACGAACTTTGCTCTGCCGAATCTCCACCTGTTTCTCGACGTGGTTCCGGAGAGAACCCTGACTCACTACATGTCCGGAGATGCGGGCATCGATGATATTGTGGGAGAGGTCTGGGTGAGAGATGCGGCCTTCGACGTAATTCCATCGGAGTCGCTAGTGGATCTCAAGGCGAAAATCGACCTGAACCTGCTTAGCGACGTGATTAACCGTCTTAAAGGCAGTTATGACATCTTGCTGCTTGACATGCCTCCGGGACTGTCGAAATATGTGGTCCTGCCGCTCAAGGCATCTGATGCTGTCGTTATTGTGACCTCGGATTTCAAGGCATCACACTCTGACGCCCTCAGGGTCCTGAAACTCGTGCAGGGTGTTGGAAAACCCCATCTGGGCTTCATCGTCAACATGTGCAGATCCGGGGGGTCGAGGTACTTCGAAACAACTGATGTTTTCAGCACTGTGCCGTACGATCCGTTTATCAGAAGGGCCTACACCTCCGGCAGGACGATTTTTCACACTCCAGTGCCGGGATGGCTGGCCAGGTCGAAGAGGTCTTTCGAGGGCATGGCTGAGAAGATCGCACAGCTAATGGTGTAA
- a CDS encoding RAD55 family ATPase, protein MRFLTGIEVVDRHGGVYPGLVYVLEAPGAGGREFAYSMLHRNRERERLVISITATEEDVRREVQLMYPEIGQSVLEGVRIVSLAELYFQDSIIPMKWVSGKASAESLRRRDDILSGLIKTFDSLEDGSVVVLDSVTDLVRLSGRRLEWEDIVDLLNGLRKLGLRKDCVILALLTSSVLDPGRENELLSSSDGIAVFEWVEEKGSLSRWMHFRKLLGIMPMLEREKVSRLQIRTDPRVGFAVTTYERVI, encoded by the coding sequence ATGAGGTTCCTCACCGGAATAGAGGTGGTTGACAGGCATGGAGGAGTGTATCCCGGTCTTGTTTACGTGCTCGAGGCTCCGGGTGCTGGCGGGAGGGAATTTGCCTACAGCATGCTCCACAGGAATCGTGAGAGGGAGAGGCTCGTCATATCCATTACCGCCACGGAGGAGGATGTGAGGAGAGAAGTGCAGCTGATGTACCCGGAAATTGGGCAGAGCGTGCTTGAAGGTGTGAGAATCGTGAGTCTGGCTGAGCTGTACTTTCAGGACAGCATAATCCCCATGAAGTGGGTCTCCGGGAAAGCTTCAGCAGAGTCCCTGAGAAGGAGGGACGACATTCTCTCCGGGCTGATAAAGACCTTCGACTCTCTGGAAGACGGGAGTGTCGTGGTTCTCGACTCAGTCACGGACCTCGTAAGGCTGTCTGGGAGAAGGCTTGAGTGGGAGGACATCGTTGACCTCCTGAACGGCCTGAGGAAGCTCGGTCTGAGAAAGGACTGCGTCATCCTCGCTCTCCTGACTTCCAGCGTCCTCGATCCGGGAAGGGAAAACGAGCTTCTGAGCTCCTCTGACGGCATAGCTGTCTTTGAGTGGGTTGAGGAGAAGGGAAGCCTGAGCAGGTGGATGCACTTCCGGAAGCTCCTCGGAATAATGCCGATGCTGGAGAGGGAAAAGGTCTCGAGGCTGCAGATCAGGACCGACCCGAGGGTGGGCTTTGCGGTCACCACATACGAGAGGGTGATATGA
- a CDS encoding DUF7490 domain-containing protein codes for MNIKQYLAAISVLLVLAIAVSLMPSGKPQPSRAYIEDVEMRALDVNSSHVTLQFKVKISKPERLENLSLIVKFTDMQTNLLVSEFSKPIPERTKSDYTAVLNCSVSKSYNYRVRVLLEQDGETLSMREMRMYGLSSLPPAEKSVDVTVRDVDFRLLNKTDEFVRVRVTYYIDTPRNSTVEFHLKAVQLESNVMADDQWVKRELQKDRTNLVSFELTLRDGYNYRIVLELWNAGYLVKSWSHELRLNPGKSQESKVEEEKGFRVEDFITETRVPVPTPYEEKRLASPGFELLTLGIAGGVALWMRKRR; via the coding sequence ATGAACATCAAACAGTACCTCGCAGCAATCTCCGTGCTGCTCGTACTGGCCATCGCAGTCTCCCTCATGCCGTCAGGCAAGCCACAGCCATCACGAGCGTACATAGAGGACGTGGAGATGAGGGCGCTCGACGTCAACTCCAGCCATGTCACTCTCCAGTTTAAGGTGAAGATATCCAAGCCGGAAAGGCTGGAGAACCTCTCGCTCATCGTGAAGTTCACAGACATGCAGACAAATCTGCTCGTCAGCGAGTTCTCGAAGCCCATTCCAGAAAGGACGAAGAGCGACTACACCGCGGTTCTAAACTGCTCGGTGAGCAAGAGTTACAACTACAGGGTCAGGGTTCTGCTCGAGCAGGACGGGGAGACTCTGTCAATGAGGGAGATGAGGATGTACGGGCTCTCGTCGCTTCCACCTGCGGAGAAGTCGGTGGATGTGACTGTTAGGGATGTGGACTTCAGGCTTCTGAACAAGACGGACGAGTTCGTGAGGGTTAGGGTCACGTATTACATAGACACACCCAGAAACAGCACCGTGGAGTTCCACCTGAAGGCCGTGCAGCTCGAGTCGAACGTCATGGCAGATGATCAGTGGGTGAAAAGGGAGCTGCAGAAGGACAGGACGAACCTCGTGTCTTTCGAGCTGACGCTCAGAGACGGGTACAACTATAGGATCGTGCTCGAGCTCTGGAATGCCGGATATCTCGTGAAGTCCTGGAGCCACGAGCTCAGGCTGAATCCCGGGAAGAGTCAGGAGAGCAAGGTTGAGGAGGAGAAGGGGTTTAGAGTGGAGGACTTCATAACCGAGACGAGGGTGCCGGTTCCAACCCCGTATGAAGAAAAGAGGCTCGCCTCACCGGGATTCGAGCTCCTCACACTCGGGATTGCAGGTGGTGTTGCCCTATGGATGAGAAAGAGGCGGTAA
- the lonB gene encoding ATP-dependent protease LonB: MVESVDELVGNLKFETTKEIKVPERLIDQIIGQDHAVEAIRKAAVQKRHVMLIGSPGTGKSMLAKAMAELLPKEELEDILVYPNPEDPNQPRIRTVPAGKGKEIVDAYKQEAMKKEQARNMFLFTLVFFIIAYSFLQNQILWGIIAAVMIFMLARYMLPREEKNVPKLLVNNAGRETAPFEDATGAHAGALFGDVRHDPFQSGGLETPAHERVEAGAIHRAHKGVLYIDEINTLTIESQQKLLTALQEKRFPITGQSERSSGAMVRTEPVPCDFILVAAGNLDALYGMHPALRSRIRGYGYEIYMNDTMEDTEENRRKLVRFVAQEIVRDGKIPHFTRDAVAEIIKEAKKRAGRRGHLTLRLRELGGIIRTAGDIAISEGSEYVTVDHVLKAKKIAKSIEEQLADKYIERRKDYRLFITEGMTVGRVNGLAVIGESAGIVLPIIAEITPAMSKEEGRIIATGRLQEIAREAVINVSAIVKKIIGKDMSNYDVHIQFVGTYEGVEGDSASISIATAVISALEGIEVDQSVAMTGSLSVKGDVLPVGGVTQKIEAAIQAGLKKVIIPKDNIDDVLLDSEHENRIEIIAVSRIDEVLEHSLVDCEKKKKLLEKLRSLNSV; the protein is encoded by the coding sequence ATGGTGGAAAGCGTTGATGAGCTTGTCGGCAACCTGAAATTCGAGACGACCAAGGAGATAAAGGTCCCGGAGCGCCTTATCGATCAGATCATAGGGCAGGATCACGCTGTAGAGGCTATCAGGAAGGCCGCCGTGCAGAAAAGGCACGTGATGCTCATCGGTTCACCCGGTACCGGAAAGTCGATGCTCGCCAAGGCGATGGCAGAACTCCTGCCAAAGGAGGAGCTCGAGGACATCCTTGTGTACCCGAACCCGGAGGATCCAAACCAGCCCAGAATCAGGACAGTTCCAGCCGGGAAGGGAAAGGAGATCGTGGACGCTTACAAGCAGGAGGCAATGAAGAAGGAACAGGCAAGAAACATGTTCCTCTTCACCCTCGTGTTCTTCATCATCGCCTACTCATTCCTCCAGAACCAGATCCTCTGGGGCATCATTGCTGCAGTGATGATATTCATGCTGGCCCGCTACATGCTGCCGAGGGAGGAGAAGAACGTCCCCAAGCTGCTCGTCAACAACGCTGGCCGGGAGACTGCCCCATTTGAGGATGCAACCGGTGCTCATGCCGGTGCGCTCTTTGGAGACGTCAGGCACGACCCCTTCCAGTCTGGCGGGCTTGAGACCCCTGCCCATGAAAGAGTCGAGGCTGGGGCCATCCACAGGGCCCACAAGGGTGTGCTGTACATCGACGAGATAAACACGCTCACGATAGAGTCCCAGCAGAAGCTCCTGACCGCGCTGCAGGAGAAGAGGTTCCCGATCACAGGCCAGAGTGAGAGGAGCAGCGGTGCGATGGTCAGGACTGAACCCGTGCCGTGTGACTTCATACTCGTCGCGGCAGGAAACCTCGACGCCCTCTACGGAATGCATCCTGCGCTGAGAAGCAGGATAAGGGGCTACGGATACGAGATCTACATGAACGACACGATGGAGGACACAGAGGAGAACAGGAGGAAACTCGTCAGGTTCGTTGCTCAGGAGATCGTGAGGGATGGCAAGATACCCCACTTCACGAGAGATGCCGTTGCGGAGATAATAAAGGAGGCGAAGAAGAGGGCTGGCAGGAGGGGACACCTGACGCTCAGGCTGAGGGAGCTCGGCGGAATTATCAGAACGGCAGGGGACATAGCGATTTCCGAGGGCAGCGAGTACGTTACGGTCGATCACGTGCTCAAGGCCAAGAAGATCGCGAAGAGCATTGAAGAGCAGCTGGCCGACAAGTACATCGAGAGAAGAAAGGACTACAGGCTATTCATAACCGAGGGCATGACGGTTGGCAGGGTCAACGGGCTCGCGGTGATTGGTGAGTCTGCGGGAATAGTTCTGCCGATAATTGCCGAGATAACGCCGGCGATGAGCAAGGAGGAGGGCAGGATAATCGCCACCGGAAGGCTGCAGGAGATCGCGAGGGAGGCGGTGATAAACGTCTCCGCCATAGTCAAGAAGATAATCGGAAAGGACATGTCCAACTACGACGTCCACATACAGTTCGTCGGAACCTACGAGGGCGTAGAGGGAGACTCGGCAAGCATAAGCATCGCAACCGCGGTCATCTCGGCTCTCGAGGGAATCGAGGTCGACCAGAGCGTTGCCATGACCGGCAGCCTGTCGGTAAAGGGAGACGTGCTCCCGGTCGGAGGTGTGACCCAGAAGATAGAGGCAGCGATTCAGGCCGGTCTCAAGAAGGTTATAATCCCCAAGGACAACATAGATGACGTCCTGCTCGACTCCGAGCACGAGAACAGGATTGAGATAATCGCGGTCTCGAGAATAGACGAGGTGCTCGAGCACAGCCTTGTTGACTGCGAGAAAAAGAAAAAGCTGCTTGAGAAACTCAGGTCACTCAATTCCGTCTGA